A region of the Lycium barbarum isolate Lr01 chromosome 1, ASM1917538v2, whole genome shotgun sequence genome:
gattcacagtggctactcttcctcccgaatagcaaggcacactgcgcaattCACCGGAATAtgaattcacggtggctactcttcctcccgaatagcaagacaattaatacaccccaggtagcgaacccggaagtggccactcttcttcCCGAATGGCAagacaattaatacactaggatccatagtggctactcttcctcccgaatagcaaggcaaacacaacaacaaagtccatggcatagaagccgattcacaatttgtctcaaagtagtcacaccatcaacaacattaaagttcattatgccagatcgaaagaataagtcattccaatcaaagttttgaaaacgtataacttctttacaaaagatttccatgtctcaattcattaatgagaatgtcatcaccaactcttaaccatcattattaagcatctctcatagatgaaaacattcataatatcttatacatatatagggtttgttacaatctagggtTAAAGTGGGTTTGTCTcgtcacacacattaaccaccatttagacatgaattagagtccgagaaacatgaaaagattacttttactttcattcattaaagaatcttgaataaaatttatacttccaacaatggtTTCAAAAGTGACTtttattcaaaataagtttttaaaagagagacataccataatttgttaaacaaggtttaacaattcacttttctaatgaagaacacccaaaccctagcatgaatcactttgggaagaattatgttgcaaaccctaggttttgatcacacaaatcatgttaagaatcatgggcttgatgttagaattatttagtagtgttaaggatgcccttacctttgatttgaagacttgggggaatgattttcgtccttagggttgtttaggaagtggaggaataaacaaaacaagggtcttatttatatttttctggtgaaaacgggccaagaGACGCCTCTGAAGgatggaccgtccttcgtgttacggaacGTCCCTtggtggaaatttccagagaaTTTCTGGAAAATTTTGAGACATTACGgttcatgttacggcccgtaacgtctcACTGTAACACAGgcaaaatttccagcgaagacagccTTCAGTGAAACGGGCATAACGTTTTGTACGTAGTTTTGTTTGGGCTGGatgacctaccgttggaaatctatttcaaagatctacaactttcatcaaggaaatttttccaaattcgcaacacattttcatgaaaatcgcccagaagacagacctaccaaaacttaggcgaatttaagagcccttaagaacttcactagttggtttgacttcaaaacgaccatcgtccacccgaattcatcaagaatggattcatatagatataatatcatcttaatactagatttctatacattcacacctagttcatgtttacgaggtgttacataagTGTCTTTAACTGCCATCTATGTGCGATATCTGGATTATTTTTCTGTTACCTAATGAACTAACTctgtttgcctttgagttattcttttcttatagaaagagaggTTGATTCGTCTTCACACTGGCATATTTCACATGAtccaaagctgcaatagcatccttatcctaacaagacaaaggcaaaaaaaaaaaaaaagactggtACTTCCGACAACGAAACTACTGACATTGCTCTCAAAGAATCGCCTCTGCACAAACTGCCTGAGTCATCACCTATAGAAGATGTTATGAAAATTATGTTTGAGAAAATCGTCCATCTTCAAGAGAAAATAGCGCGAAACAAGGCTGCTAATGCTGCTCGAGAGGCCCCTActgaagaaagaaggcctccaCCGTTCTTTCCATCTCTGAATTGTCTATTGCCCAACCACTTGCCCACCCGGTTCGCTATGAGCACCATACTATTTACCCCAATCGACGAACACATTGGTGCCTCGTACCACACCCCACCACCAGTTAATACTAACCAAATTTCTGGAACCGCTCACTCTATCCCCTCTTACCCAACACCACAAAATAACCATCCCGGTAACACTATACAACTAAGCATCATCTCGCTACCAACGGCCAAAACCACCCCTACTCCCCAAACTCGCCCTGTTGTTTCCTTCCACACACCTATAACCCCAGGCACCTTTTCACCCGATCAAGAAATTGACTAgtatgaggagatggaaaaaaCGTGGAAGGCTGAGTAGGAAAAATAAGAAGAAAGGCTTGAACGAAAGATGACCACATTGTTGGAACGGTCCATGAGAACCACCCTCACCAGCACAAGCTTAAGCTATGATGATTTTTGTATACATCTAAATTTGGATTTACCTAAAGGCTTCAAGGTGCCGTGTTTTGAACTATTTAATGGGACAGACAATCCTGAAGCGCATCTACGGGCCAACTACGTTCAAGTGGTCGGCGTCCGAGACAACCAAGCGCTCATTATGAGGCTGTTCAGTCGAAGTTTCACCGGAGAAGCCTCAAAATGGTTCATAGTGCTAGACATTAGCCATTGCATTACATTGGAAGACATGGTTGTGACTTTCATAGAAAGATTTTGCTTTAACATGGAAACAGTACCGAACAGGTACTATTTGgaaaaagtaaaacaaaagtcCACCAAAAAATTTTGTGAGTGTGCGAGTAGGTGGAGAACAGAGGCTGCCCGGGTACAACCCCCTATGGACGAAGAGGAACTTGTATCGGTTTTCATCCGTTCACAAGAAAAAGATTTTTATGATAGAATGCTCTCAATGGAAGGAAGACCTTTCTTTGAATTGGTCAAAATTGGCGAGGCCATAGAAGACAGTCTCAATACTGGCCGAATCATAAGTATGATCGAAAAATCCGCTTGTTCAAGCTCAACCGGGTTCATACGCGAGAAGAAGAAAGACGTGACTAGCATATCTCACATTCCTAGCCCCAAAACCAAAAGGAGGGAAGATTTCTCAATGGGAGTATATGTTTCACCTCCCTCAAATACCTACATTCCCACTTCGTACAATATGGTGCCCGTATGTTACAGGCGAATGACCTTCCAATCATCACCCTCAAATTACCGAGCTCCACAAAATGCCTTCCAGTCACCTCCCCCGAACTACCATGCtccacagccaaattatcaaactTCCCTACCTGTTTACCGCACTCTACaaaataaccaacccaatacctacAAAAATCAACCACTACCAAATGCTTGTAATGCGCCACGTCAGAACTTTGAAAAGAAGCCAGCTAGGGTATTCACTCCATTGATGG
Encoded here:
- the LOC132611711 gene encoding uncharacterized protein LOC132611711 — its product is MTTLLERSMRTTLTSTSLSYDDFCIHLNLDLPKGFKVPCFELFNGTDNPEAHLRANYVQVVGVRDNQALIMRLFSRSFTGEASKWFIVLDISHCITLEDMVVTFIERFCFNMETVPNRYYLEKVKQKSTKKFCECASRWRTEAARVQPPMDEEELVSVFIRSQEKDFYDRMLSMEGRPFFELVKIGEAIEDSLNTGRIISMIEKSACSSSTGFIREKKKDVTSISHIPSPKTKRREDFSMGVYVSPPSNTYIPTSYNMVPVCYRRMTFQSSPSNYRAPQNAFQSPPPNYHAPQPNYQTSLPVYRTLQNNQPNTYKNQPLPNACNAPRQNFEKKPARDLIHRKEIVLQTTPTNVNTNPLPNRSNNVIHMIEREEDWVTGRPIICDSVNELERTVASLSLQERAQFKVLVPAPMAAHVALVTPAPPCKEFVVQVATAHEITRSWRCYTTKDLA